The DNA window CCCATGGGAACGAGCTGAATATTGGTTGTACCACTGATATGCAGCTGAGAAATAACAAATTCACCGTCGCTGTCTTTAATTGCAACGGTTGATACCGGATCGGTAAAGCTTAGAGAACTATTACTGTTAATTTTCCCCCCTGTTGCAACGAGCTGTAGTTGGTATACGGGGGAATAATTCGTATGTGCATAGTGAACAAAAAAGGTCGTTTTTCCAAGAGAAAAATCAGCATCACCAATATGATGTTCACTGCTATCGGCATTAAATGGAGTAGAGCTACCTTCATATTCACCCGTAGTATTTAACCACACATTAACCCTGATACCAACTCCCGGCACCGATGTTGCGTAGATATTATTGCCAATGAGCGCATTAGCCATTCCTGATGTCCAGGTAAAGCGGGCATATAAATTACCGGTACAATTGAGAACATTAGTTTGTGAATGGTATATTTTTCCTGAATCATAAATAACAGTCCCAGAAGAATAACTCCCGGCGCTAAGCAATATTTTAGGCGGTAAATTAGCGATAAACACATCACCACCATTTAACCCATAGTTACAGGCCCACACATAACACGGAGAAATTAATAAAAGAACAAGTAAAAAATATTTTTTCATATAAACCCCACCAAAAATCGTATCATTTATACGAAACATTAAAAGTGACTGTATATGCTACATTTCCCGCCGTTACACGTCCGTAGGGTGTATACATTCTGGCGCGCATATCAAAAGTGTGCCCCGAGGGGCTATCATTGAATATATAGGTATAGCTATCGTTCGGCCCCAAAGATATCTGTTCCTCAGCGCTTAGAAGTTGTAATCCAACACCCTTTGCACCATCAGTCAGCTCATTTTTATAAATCGCTGTATAGGTGCTATCAAACGGAATACCATTAAATGTTATCGTGACTGAAGCCGTACCTGCTGAGCAATTATCAAAGACAAGTGCAACAGCTGTGGCCTCACTGGTTGCTCCTGGTTTACCGATCAGATATTGAGAGGAAACCGTTCCCAGATCGATAGCATTGGATGGCTTCACAAAGACTTCACATACAGGCTCTTCAATGGTACCGGTGACATTAAAATTGACGGTACTCGTCGCATCATAAGCCCAGGCAGGAACAATGCTGCTCAACAGAAACCCTATACCAGTAAACGATAATAGCATTCGAGATTTCATCGATGGTTTAGCATAATTTACCCGCATTGCTACTGTTCTTTCTTTCCGGTTTGAACCGAATATATTGATATTTATCATCGGCAGTCCGCTTCGTAAAAAATAATATCGTCAACTGATTTATTAGATGACAAATCATACTTGAGATAGCACTGGGTATTTTGAGTATCACCCCACTTCACAAACAGCCGACCTTTTTCTGGAAGTCCGGTAAGATAGACCTGCCCGGAATCACCAACAATGGAACTTCTATTTTCTTTATGGTCCTGGCCTTCATCATCTAGCGTAATAACGGCGCCAAAAGGTACTGCCTTATTCTGGAAACGCAAGGTCATCATTGCCTTATAACCAATCCAGGTATCATATTTTACCTTGACGATAGCGCTGCGCGTCGGTACCACCGTTCTGACGATATTATCAATTTCCGCGCCCGAAACCTGTTGTTCATCAAGTGAGAGATTATTTTCATGGTAGGCCCTTACGAAAGGTACCACAGCGTATCCAGCAGAATCAGTCATCACGTTAGTCTGCCCGCGTACCGCTACATCGCTGACACCAGGGGCTTCAACTAACACCACGCTCTCACCGAGGTAGCGAGAGAAAGTTACTCCGCCGGAGTGGGCAACCATCCCGCCACGCAGCGAGTAATTATACCGCGAGCTATAGTTGTCATAGCCATATCCAGCAGTGGCTTCGCCTTTAGAACCTTGATAGTTCAGATTGACGTTCCCCGAGGTACTTTTGTCGTTTTCGTTATATCCTTCCTGCACATTCCAGTTCAGGGAACGGTCTGTAAAGGCAGTACCATTTAAACCAAGGCTATGCGTGGTATCTCCCTTTCGACTACTGCTCATATTGTAGTTAGCCGATATATCTGCACCGAAAGGTACGCTCACGGTGAGGGAAATAATATTATCGCTGGATGGTGAACTATCGCTGTTCTGGCTAGTGCTCTGCACATTTCGGTTATAGGAGTAGTTAATGAAATATGACACCCGACCAAAGGTGTTGCTATAACTAACGCCCAGAGACTCCATGCGTGAATTATCCCAGTAGGACTCACTTACCAGTGAAAGGGAGAGCGAACCGTACCCTGAGAAAACCTGAGAAGCTGATGCGTCAAAACGATCTTTTGTCCGCCCATTTGAGGAACAACAGCCGCTGTAAGAATTCGCATTATCGATAAAATTTTGCAGCGAGTAATAGCCATGCGTTGAATAACGGTATCCCGCAACAGAAAAGTTGGTTCCCGTCAGCGGAAAATCTTTACTAAAACGCATGCGATAAGACTGACCCTCGCTGGATGACGTTTTATCCGATGCAGGATTCTCTTTTATATCAACCCAGGATTGGGAAGCATCGAATGAGAGCGCTCCGACAGAACCCAGATTAAATCCGGCCCCAAGTAGCGCGTTGCTATATTTATCTTCCAGTTGCTGGAAACCACCGTATAACGTGACGTTACTCAATGCTCCCCAGGCAATGGAAGATTGCAGGAAATTGTATTCCTTTCCACCGGAGCTCCCGGAGCGAGTTTTACCACTGCTGAAAGCATAATCTATTTGCCCCTCACGCTGCAGAATCGCCAGCGAGGCAAAAGGCACAACAAAGCTCTGTGCGCTACCATCAGATTCTTTCACCGTCACATAGAGATCGCCTGCGCTCCCTGTTGGGTAAAGGTCGCTTATTTCGAATGCGCCAGGAGATACGGTGGTTTTATAGATACTGTATCCGTTCTGATAAACCGTCACGTCGGCGGTAGTACGAGCAATGCCTTTAATGACTGGCGCAAAGCCATTCAGGCTATCCGGCAGCATCTCTTTATCTGAGTTCAACTGTAGACCGGTAAAGCTGATACTGTCGAACACACCCGATGAGGTATAGGTCTGGCCCATTATCAACTGGCTTTTCAGGGCGTGGATATCACGTGAGATATAGCTGTAGACGGAGTCCCATTGATTACCATCATTATTATGATTGAGGGTGCTGTAATTTCGTAAACGCCATGGCCCAACGTTCAGACCCGGC is part of the Klebsiella huaxiensis genome and encodes:
- a CDS encoding fimbria/pilus outer membrane usher protein; the protein is MIMVCQDRNIRSSFNNVGWNDALSLKRSYIAILCCLGSIPLQSVAGEYFNPHLLEVNETGATVVDLTYISQESVPPGQYNLDVYINDKFIGSESVIFKPQNEGNDSSAQPCINVAHLKEWSIKTEDYPELTAAGSGCAKLSAIPGWETAVQLSRQRVDFTLPQVAMQHRPQGYVAENRWQQGITAGLLNYNLSGQKTDPRHGGESTSSQFVSLQPGLNVGPWRLRNYSTLNHNNDGNQWDSVYSYISRDIHALKSQLIMGQTYTSSGVFDSISFTGLQLNSDKEMLPDSLNGFAPVIKGIARTTADVTVYQNGYSIYKTTVSPGAFEISDLYPTGSAGDLYVTVKESDGSAQSFVVPFASLAILQREGQIDYAFSSGKTRSGSSGGKEYNFLQSSIAWGALSNVTLYGGFQQLEDKYSNALLGAGFNLGSVGALSFDASQSWVDIKENPASDKTSSSEGQSYRMRFSKDFPLTGTNFSVAGYRYSTHGYYSLQNFIDNANSYSGCCSSNGRTKDRFDASASQVFSGYGSLSLSLVSESYWDNSRMESLGVSYSNTFGRVSYFINYSYNRNVQSTSQNSDSSPSSDNIISLTVSVPFGADISANYNMSSSRKGDTTHSLGLNGTAFTDRSLNWNVQEGYNENDKSTSGNVNLNYQGSKGEATAGYGYDNYSSRYNYSLRGGMVAHSGGVTFSRYLGESVVLVEAPGVSDVAVRGQTNVMTDSAGYAVVPFVRAYHENNLSLDEQQVSGAEIDNIVRTVVPTRSAIVKVKYDTWIGYKAMMTLRFQNKAVPFGAVITLDDEGQDHKENRSSIVGDSGQVYLTGLPEKGRLFVKWGDTQNTQCYLKYDLSSNKSVDDIIFYEADCR
- a CDS encoding fimbrial protein; its protein translation is MININIFGSNRKERTVAMRVNYAKPSMKSRMLLSFTGIGFLLSSIVPAWAYDATSTVNFNVTGTIEEPVCEVFVKPSNAIDLGTVSSQYLIGKPGATSEATAVALVFDNCSAGTASVTITFNGIPFDSTYTAIYKNELTDGAKGVGLQLLSAEEQISLGPNDSYTYIFNDSPSGHTFDMRARMYTPYGRVTAGNVAYTVTFNVSYK
- a CDS encoding type 1 fimbrial protein; this translates as MKKYFLLVLLLISPCYVWACNYGLNGGDVFIANLPPKILLSAGSYSSGTVIYDSGKIYHSQTNVLNCTGNLYARFTWTSGMANALIGNNIYATSVPGVGIRVNVWLNTTGEYEGSSTPFNADSSEHHIGDADFSLGKTTFFVHYAHTNYSPVYQLQLVATGGKINSNSSLSFTDPVSTVAIKDSDGEFVISQLHISGTTNIQLVPMGCTASTTALNFPMGSVKTSEFNLSNKVGSAQQTLTLTCEPGTNVQMRISATEAEGDNPDHTVIALTPGENVATGVGVQLNLNGAPLSMNTSIYRVFDQVNRTTVTNSEAEASYTIFSDPNNTGGASGTDTLYFSTNYYKTGSEVTPGTANASGTITFTYN